AAATCGGAGTTAAAAGATTCAGCGCTGGAGaacacgagtgaccaagtcacAAACTACAGAATTTTTCACCTGATCGGCGGTGAAGAAGTTAGTGCGAAATGTCTAGACAAACAAAACCGCTGAAATCCTAGATTACTTCCCACTTTCTGAATTGGAAATTCCTCACAGCTTTTCCCTCGTCTTTCCCGCCCTGAACAAGATGGAGCTATAGAAGGAGCTCACCCCATCCACTGCTAGTACCCGTGTTTAATTCCCGAAGCAGGTGCAACATGCACATTTTAGTTTACTTATTGTTCTCAAAACTGCTCCAAAGGGGGCTTCTCGGTCCCAGTCCCTCCATAAGGAAACACCCCAAATTCAATCTTTGCCTTACATCTGTCTAAATTCATAATTACAAATGCACTCGAAAATCAGCAGTTTACACCTACACTAACTAATAATTTTTTAGGTTGATGACATATGACAACAAAAAGAAGATTTACGAGAAAACAATAGAGCAATCAACagcctcatttttttttttccttaactgctgtttttcgttttttagaTATTCTAGCTGATTTGGGTGCATCAGGAATGAGCGCTTCCGGTAGTGGTGGGCAAAAAGCGATACCGGAAGTTGTTGCAGACTTTGAGGGATTAGGTAGCAGGGTAGCAAAATCTGGTAAAAAATCAGAGGACATTGATGATAGCTCTTCCTCTCAAAGCCTGTCAGGGTCTGGAGAGAGTTACAGAGAGCCTCGTTTTCGAGAatcaaacaacaaagaaacagataATCAATCTTCTGGAGAAACCGCACAGCAAGACGAGCCAGATGATCAGGAGAAGTCTATTTCCGGTTCCGGTATTGATTCTGCTGGTGCTAATTTTTGGCCTGTTGTTAGAATTGAACCTGGCGCAAACGACAGAGGAAGCGACAGAGAGCTCCATTTGATCCGGAGATCTGAAACATCTATCCCTGATTTGTCTAAAAGGGCTTCTAATGATGGTAGCAGCGTCACGATTAGCGAGCCAACGTCTGGGGAGCAGTTGGCTCAAAGGAGTGACGCTCCCACTGCTAGTGGATCCGGTGAGGATCTCACTTCCGGAGAAGATGATGCACCCTTTGATACTTCCTCTACTGATTCAGAATCCGATTCCGGTTGCTCTTCCGGTTATGCGTGTTACGAGTCTGAAGGCGAGCAGGGAGGAGATGGTGGGGGAATCAATTCGCGTTCAGTGATCTCTCGAGCGGAAGAAAGAGCTGGCGCTTCTGGCAGCGCCTCCGGTGATTTTGCGCCTAACGAGAAGGCTTGGGTGGAGCCTCATTTTGATGTAACTGCCGGTCCTTACGATGACGAAGCATCTGGGTCTGGTTCCGATGGTTCCGGTTCCGAAGGTTCCGGTTCCAAAGGTTCCGATTCCGAAGGCATTGCCCGTCTTAAGATCGCCTTCCCTGAAAATGCTTCGGGGTTTGGCAAGGAAGACGCACAGCCAGAGACAGATTTACACGAGATCGAGGACGCCATTTTTGATAGTGGTATACCTCTGGTGGTCACAAGTGACACCAGTTCCGGTTCTGGGTCCGGGTCCGGGTCCGGGTCCGGTTCCTTAATGCCCAGTCCTCCTGAAATTAAAAGTTTCCATGACAGTGAGGCTTCCGCTTCGGGATCTGGTGCAGCTGAAAAGGTGGAAGGTATGCAGCTGTTTGTAGCGCCTCAACACCACCAGAGAATCAGTCTCATGGAGAAGATGATGAAACTTGGGAAACTCCAGGCCATCAAAATAACTCATCACACCGTAGGAGCGTCTAGTCGGAATGAAGTACCACGTGTGAAAGCCGCAGACGACAATTCACAAATGCTATCGGATTTAGGTAAAACCTTTACCTAGTTACTCTTAGAAGAGATTAGAAGTTTTAGTGGAGACCTATAATAGTCACAACGATATAACATAGCCATCTACCACCTCGTCGTGAGactgtaaaaaaatttgatgatcgCAAGGAATTGTTTTAAAGTGGATAACAAGGAAATGTAGAGACAATTTAATCGCACGTGCAGAATTATTGGTCCCTAATATTAAGTTTGATCAATACTTTTATATCTATATTACGTCTCAGTAAAAGACTCTCTAGATATTTTTTGGAATCCATAAGCAAACTCGTTGAGCATCGTGCTCAAAGTCTCGTTCGCGAATTCAAGATGTAGGCAGTTTGGCCCCCTGTTACAGAAGAACCCTCAACTGCATGTTCACGAGTTACAATTCATACAAAGACGGATTATCGAATACTTGTCATAAAATACTTCGTGTCTGATATGACGCGATATTTCGTTTGGGCCAAAATATCGTTTAGATACATTATTAATTCCGCAAAGGATCTGAGAAGTCTTTTGGCCGACACGAAACGCCGCGTCACACCAGTCACGAAGTAAGTTTTCACAAGAATTTGACAAtctttcatactttttttttccattcatagcATTTTTTCAACGCTTACTCGTTAGAAGTTTTCTTTATGTCGTAACGCTTTGATTTCGTCAATCATTTGTCTTTGCAGGACAAGGGAGGAAAGTGTCGTTTGTTTTGAATCAAGATTTCCATAGTGGTTATGCAAATGAGAATTCAGCGGCTTACAACATTCTTGCAAACAACGTGAAACAAGAGGtgagaaataatttgttttgatgctGATAACTAGAGAAGAATCAAGCTAATAAAGGACATCCTGATTTCAAAACCTCGTTCACATAAGTCTGCAGGTGTTCAAAATGAGGACGCAGCCTACCGCTCCTGGGTTGAAGTTGTCACAATAGGCCGAGTTCCGAGTTTCAAAAACCCCCAAATTCGATATGAAGACAGGAACTAAACAATCCTTGTGCAAACGAATTGTGTCTGTTTGAGAATAAAACTCATTTTCGTATGACAGGCTTTACCCTTGCCTTCGTTTTCAAGCAAATTAAGGGTCACGTTAGGATATGAGTGAGACACTTACGTGTTCtaccttttttaccttttcttcttttgtat
The sequence above is a segment of the Pocillopora verrucosa isolate sample1 chromosome 5, ASM3666991v2, whole genome shotgun sequence genome. Coding sequences within it:
- the LOC131777486 gene encoding uncharacterized protein isoform X2, with protein sequence MRVLVVCAVVASFYFIDAMPFNDILADLGASGMSASGSGGQKAIPEVVADFEGLGSRVAKSGKKSEDIDDSSSSQSLSGSGESYREPRFRESNNKETDNQSSGETAQQDEPDDQEKSISGSGIDSAGANFWPVVRIEPGANDRGSDRELHLIRRSETSIPDLSKRASNDGSSVTISEPTSGEQLAQRSDAPTASGSGEDLTSGEDDAPFDTSSTDSESDSGCSSGYACYESEGEQGGDGGGINSRSVISRAEERAGASGSASGDFAPNEKAWVEPHFDVTAGPYDDEASGSGSDGSGSEGSGSKGSDSEGIARLKIAFPENASGFGKEDAQPETDLHEIEDAIFDSGIPLVVTSDTSSGSGSGSGSGSGSLMPSPPEIKSFHDSEASASGSGAAEKVEGMQLFVAPQHHQRISLMEKMMKLGKLQAIKITHHTVGASSRNEVPRVKAADDNSQMLSDLGQGRKVSFVLNQDFHSGYANENSAAYNILANNVKQEVENALGSNAVVSEIAFSEVREPISHSPRFSKVMVSFKLLGDVAKLERKVKKGMINGLVVDKTFFHDAP
- the LOC131777486 gene encoding dentin sialophosphoprotein isoform X1 gives rise to the protein MRVLVVCAVVASFYFIDAMPFNDCRDHYELCGKWAKHQYCEMTDYKDYMTLVCPYSCGRCDDILADLGASGMSASGSGGQKAIPEVVADFEGLGSRVAKSGKKSEDIDDSSSSQSLSGSGESYREPRFRESNNKETDNQSSGETAQQDEPDDQEKSISGSGIDSAGANFWPVVRIEPGANDRGSDRELHLIRRSETSIPDLSKRASNDGSSVTISEPTSGEQLAQRSDAPTASGSGEDLTSGEDDAPFDTSSTDSESDSGCSSGYACYESEGEQGGDGGGINSRSVISRAEERAGASGSASGDFAPNEKAWVEPHFDVTAGPYDDEASGSGSDGSGSEGSGSKGSDSEGIARLKIAFPENASGFGKEDAQPETDLHEIEDAIFDSGIPLVVTSDTSSGSGSGSGSGSGSLMPSPPEIKSFHDSEASASGSGAAEKVEGMQLFVAPQHHQRISLMEKMMKLGKLQAIKITHHTVGASSRNEVPRVKAADDNSQMLSDLGQGRKVSFVLNQDFHSGYANENSAAYNILANNVKQEVENALGSNAVVSEIAFSEVREPISHSPRFSKVMVSFKLLGDVAKLERKVKKGMINGLVVDKTFFHDAP